A window of Carassius carassius chromosome 48, fCarCar2.1, whole genome shotgun sequence genomic DNA:
ATGCaagacattgaaaaaaaaaaaaaaagtataattctgttatttaaaaatggcacatTTATTGCTACATTACTGTTATATACAGGACAGTTCTCAATacctactttatatatatatttatatatttataaaaaacaaagacaaaaaaaatatcaataatgaCAAAAAACCGGAGGCACTCTGAAGACACAACAGCAGTATTGTTCATGTCCCTACTCCAATTCTGATGGAAATCATGGGCAGCAATCTTACTTCGGTACACGGCGAATGTTCACTCAGTTGGACATTCAAGAGACGATGCTTCAGTATCCGCTGGATCAATCGAGAATCACTCAAAACAGTCAGCGTTCCAGCCCCCATCTGATGGATCAACAAAAATCCTTCGATTTTCTCGTGTGCTTCACAAATCACAGGACACTAGCGTCTTGAAAGCAAAAACCTAGTCGATTCAAAGATGACAGGAACGAGAATCCTAAAATTGCCAAagaaggtgcacacacacagcataatAATGAGGATGAAAGACTACAAGGTTTCTAAATTACAGATTAAATACTACACCGATGCTTTCAGAaagaaaaactaaaccaaaaggATATTTTTGCATTTCGAAATGATAAAACAAATGGTCAAGTTCACAATGAAAGTAAGTTTAGGCACTGACAAGGCATCACTCTCAAAAATGACAGTCTTGAGAATAAGAAGGCCACGATATATAAATGTTCAACAACTTTTTATCTTTATCaagaatttatattatgtttCCATTATACTTTAGGACAACCTAAGTTAAGTATCCCCCTTACGGTGAAATGTTATCACTCAAGAATCATATCCATTGTGGACATTACATAGGTTATAACACCACTTCTTTCCTACATACATAATTCAAACCACTGTGGGACATTATCTCGCGCACACAACGAAAAATGAGTTGAGACGTACACCTTGAAATGACCGTATGAATCAACTAAACTCACAGTAAGCCAGTCTGATGgagatgtgagtgtgtgtactTTTGAATATTACATTCAAACAGGTTGCATTATGTGCATTGGCAAGACTGAAATGATGGTGAACACTGAACACCTTTGCCTAAGAACACTTCTGTTGACGTACGGTTCCCTGAAATCAGGAAATTATCGCGAGGATTTAAACCTCAACACGCCCCGAACCTTCATTATCAATTCTCTTTATAATTTCTTCGTTAGCGTAGTGCTATCAGGGGGCATTTGGGATAAAAGTAACAATGGGTCGCCTCACCCAAACCTTACGTTTGTGAAAATATAAGCAGGGTTTTGTTTTTCAATCATATGACGCGTCTCTTGAGCGTTCACTTGCGCTATAGACTCtccacattttaaatgaataagttTTTGTTATTTAGAAATCTACAATGTATAgactaacaaaaatatatttatttatatatattcttacTTTTTTCCCTCAAATTGAAATAATATCCATTACATATGTGTGAGGTGGACATGTGTACGCTTTCAGACTTTTGGCAACAATGAAACGGTGCAAGCGAGTCATGAACATGTTCTGGCAAGAgaaagaatattttaaataaagatgtgaaaGATCAACTTGGCAATTTCGTGCCTGGGAACGCAATGCAATCCAAGCAATTGTTGTCAAAGTAACAGAAGCTCACGCTCCTTTATGATGCGGGTTCTTCCGATTGGCTGAACTAGTCAATGGCATCGTGAGAGCTGATGATTCGTGATGTTTCCAAAAAGATAAAACAGTCTGGAGAGCTGCGATGGCCCGTGTGCTTTTCTCCCCTTCCAGAAGAGCCCTGGCCCACAGAGCAGTGGCATGCTGGGATATGCCGTCCCCAAAAGCACCACAGGTTCGCCCCACTTCTCATGGGGTTTGGTTACACAACGCATGTAAGACTGTACCTTTCAGAAgggaatgacaaaaaaaaaattcctcatATACAACCAACTCACAAACTTTTTTGTTCCGTACAAGTAAGCAGTTTGCGTCTTTTATAAAACGTAACAATTAGGCACAAATCCATGATTAAACTGACGTCTGTCTCGTCTCTTGTTCAAAACTCTCTTTCTGCAGTGGAAAAACAGAACGGCAGTTGTGGTCAGAACATGTCTATTCCTATGATCCATTGTTTTAAGGAAGCAGTAAAATACAAAATGAGCTGAGAAAGTTTTCACATTTGTGCTGGTAATTGCGGTCTAGAGTGATCATGGACAAAATCTGCTGTGTCAGTTTTGGTGGGTCGATTTGTGTGTCCAAAAGGGTGGAGGGTGCATCTCTGATTTCGTGGAAGTCACTAGATGCACACAGAGAGGATGAGAACGGTGGAAGAGATTCAAGGTCACTTCTCCCAGGAGCCCCAAGAAATTTCACTGATCTGGGGATAGAAAACAGAGATTTCATTTAGGGACTTCACTCTGTGTTGTTATAGCGaaccaaaactattaaaaatcattttcagtaatttaaataaaactactttaaaataaaagtaacactttagattaagtACTTAATGctggttaatgcattaactaacatgaatgaacaatgaacaatgcaTTTGATAgagaatttattaatctttattaaaatTAGTGAATAAATGCAACTGTTCGTTGTTTACGTCAGTTTAAGTTCATAAGATATTAACAGATATTGATCTGtatatattagtaaatgttgaaagtaaaactaaaaattaGTAAAACCTATTAGGGCTTATTTTTAAcctatttatttttcaatgttaatatagttaactaatattaacaattgctaccaaaataaaatataaacataagatGAAAAGTACTAAATTActaacactgaattaaaaaataatttaagctacttataaatataacaaaactacTCAAATGAAAAAACACACACCACTATTACTAAAATGAAGCTAAAAATAGATctgaaaatacaaagaaaaaagctaatttaaaatattattaaatactaaaatattacataaatcgTACTAAAATACCACTGGTTTTTAGACCAATAAGTGTAAAATGATTGAAATGTTATGGCTAATAAATGGCagatattaaaattctatactgttttgtcaaaataaattacataaaactaATCTGAAAGTTTTAAAAGCTGTGAATGTAGGCATTACAACAACAATGCTTGAAAAATGGATTttactttggtaacactttacaataaggtttgtTAGTTAACAGTAGTTAACATGAACTTAGCATGAACGATATTTCTACAGAATTTATTGAACTTAGtttatgttaatttcagcatttactaatgcattattaaaaccaaatgtgtttgtttacattCGATTTTAAAGACAATGGTAAAGATAATAGGCATgcattattaaatacaaaatattgagAGAAGCAAATACTTTGTACTAAGAGCTGACAATCGATACAGTAGCGATACCATGCATCTCTAATTTGTGGTGTCTAACCATTGTATACTATTAATAAGTAACAACATTAGTGAAAAAATCTAACTAGTGACCAAAAAGTGTTTGCATAACTTGTTACACAAAGTGAGGCAATGTTTAAATGGACATTAAAATACCACATGATCACATGCATCCATCTCCTCCCAGTCCTGGATGCGGTCCGGAAAGCTGCATTTGAGTGTCTCCTACCACCCCGGACACTTTCTCCTCTTCACGTCGCTTCAGACATGCCGCTTTTGGGTTCAGGTTTCGTTCTGGATGAAAAAGAGTGTCATTACAAAATGAACGATTGTTTCACTTAAAGAGAAGTCCAATATTCAATTTTAGAAAAGTGTaacttttcttttattaaaacgcatttaattaataaaataagccttaatctaaatgtaaaaccttttaaaattatttttttctgttaaaggaacactccactttttttttttttttttcagtcattttctaACTCCCTTTGATTTAatcagttgagttttaccgtttccGAATCCATTTGGCTGATCTCCGGGTCTgtcggtagcacttttagcttagcttagcatagatcattgaatctgattagaccgttagcatctcgctcgaAAATGACTAAAGTAACTTGACTCTTCCTATTTATAACTTGTGTCTGTAGTTACAACGTGTACTAAGACAATTGCAATTTTCTAGACCgttatggctaggaactatactctcattccagcgtaatgatcaaggaactttgctaagtgcagcaggcgcagtgatattacgcagctgCACCCATGGCATGGCAACAAAGTTCCAATGTTTTGTTAAAGTTGctaaatattcaataaatatatttggagAACACATACCACGGACTTGTTGCTCCAGGTTTAGGATCACATTGACGGCCTGGTGCAGGATAAGCAGTTTGGTCTGGGGTTTATCGTTGCTCAGGTGCAGCTGGCACATGCGGCCCAACTCTTTAAAGGCCTCATTGATGTCACGCACGCGCAGTCGCTCTCGTGCGTTGTTGGCCACTCGCCGCTCTTTCTCCCGCTCCACCTTTAACTCTGGCGGCAAATCCTCATCGTCTTCATTGTCTAGACTGTGAAGagacaataatataaataacactgagattccatttttaaaaattgtacaaagaaaatttattacaaattttaaatcttttttttattaaatatcttcatAGTCCAGGTACCTGCTCAAGTATACTAGGTGTAAAGTTGTGTACATAAATTACTTATAAAAGTATAAATGAATATAGATATATAGTATAAATTGTATTACTTATTATAAATATCTTGAATACAGTACTAGTCAAAAGATTGGACACACCTGACAAATGTTTTCTCATGGTTAATGCATTTTGATCTTAAAGGTTATGCATTCATTTGTGAAATTACTTTAGTAGAGAAATATTTTACAtctatatacactaccgttcaaagttTTGGAGTCCAGAATACATGCAAACTCTTTCAATATAGTTAAGCATCCCATAATTTGTATACCTCCATTCATGTTATTTCATAATTTAGCTGACTTCATTATCATTTTCAGCATTTCTTGTTGATGATACAGAATGACAATGTTGTGTCCAAACCTAACCCATTTTAGATCAAGAGATgaatgttgaattaaaaaaattagatACTGCGCATTGAAAAACAGACGACTCTAATTACACATGAAAATGTCCCACCTGTGTCAAAATCTTAGTTTTTCAATGGCTTTGAATTCATTTTGTGTACAATAACACACAGACATTTAACGTTTAAAAGCGATCAAGTGTGTATCCCAGAGTCTTTCACAAACATGCACTCTATGGTGGGAGATAGACTTACTCTTCTCCCTGGTCTGATAGACCTGAAAGGACTTGATGGGTAAACACCTCCTTTCTGAAAACAATGTGAGAGTTTGGGAAGGGGGGATGGAGAACACTATAAAACAGTATTTTCGGTGTTGGGGCAACCCAAACACTTTGTAAACAGGATTGGCCTgaataaacatttgaacaaacacaacatttgttgtAGGCAATCAAATTAAGACAACGCAGATTTGCTTCAAACCATCATTTGATTGAGCATTTCTGGTTCAAAAACCATTCAGCCATAATTTAAGgggaatgctaaaaaaaaaaaaaagagagagagatcttgTACCTTGTTCTGGTGCGAGACGGTTTACTTTCCTTCTTCTCTTCCTCAGACTTATCGGCCACAGAGGAGTTCTCATCTTCCTCCTTGTCTTCACTCTTAATGTCAGATTTGTTTGAGGAATGTGTGGCGGGGGCCAAGCCTCCGGGCAAACCTGAAGCCAGAGACAGGAAATCATTAAATGCATCCCGCTGAAACTCACACGCAGCTCTCAGCGTTTGCATTTGTCGTTGACTTGTTCGGTTGGTTCAAAAAGAGAAACTGAAACTGCTGCTCACTGCTAAAACCCTCTGGTGCTCCTCCAGGCTGTGGGGTGTCTGAAGCATGAGTGGACTGCAACAGGGTGCTGCTGGGAGGAAGGCAGGCATGGTCATCTTGATGGCTTCCAGCCTGCAGACAAGTGCAGCAAGGGAGAGTAATTAGCACATATCAATTGCGTAATATTGCTTTGTGTGTTGTGTTATTACTATTGCTTTGTGTTACACAATACCACACACAGCTGTAAACCAAACCCTATAGTTAGTACATGTTGtcaattaatattattagtatttagtTATTGCAATGGAACAAGGACACATTCAAATAAAGTATAATGAAGCTAATATACAAGTGTGCATTAACACAATATTTGCTTAAAAATATAATGCATAGCTACTTGCATGATTATCAGCCAGTAGCTATAACTATTGCCATCAAGCTGATAATCGATAATCCAAATGAATAACTGAATCAGGTTTTTTTatgaagttaaattaaatgaaccACCCAAATGAACCAATTCATTAAAATCATGATGCCTTGGACGGGATTACGTGTTATCCATCTGTCTGGATCATACTACTAAGTGTCTACACTAACCATGGCAGGGTGTCTGTTGCTCAGGGGCAGTCCTGGGTTGGAGTAGGCCTGAGGGAGACCCCCAATAGATCCACTGGATGTGGAGACGGCACCCAGTAGGCCGTGCACGTCAGCATGGGCTCCGGGAATTCCCGGGGACTGACCCACCGCATGACTTCGCAGCACATGAATGGCCTCCTCCAGCCGGTCTTCCATTTTGTTCTGCTGTGGAGAAAAATAATTCATATGTAACTTAAACTATACGTGAGTATATAATGCAAGTtattaacttaaagggttagttcacccagatagcaaatttatgtaattaataacttaccctgatgttgtttcaaacccgtaaaacctctgtttatctttggaacacagtttaagatattttagatttagtccgagagctctcagtccctccattgaagctgtgtgtacggtatactgtccatgtccagaaaggtaagaaaaacatcatcaaagtagtccatgtgacatcagagggtcagttagaatttttttgaagcatcgaaaatacattttggtccaaaaatagcaaaaacgacgactttattcagcattgtcttctcttccgtgtctgttgtgagagagagttcaaaacaaagcagtctggatatccagttcgcgaacgaatcattcagttcaccaaatcgaactgaatcgttttaaatggtttgcatctctaatacgcattaatccacaaattacttaagctgttaacttttttaatgtagctgacactccctctgagttaaaacaaaccaatatcccggagtaattcatgtactcaaacagtacactgactgaaatgctgtgaagagagaactgaagatgaacaccgagccaagccagataacgaacaaaacattgactcattcacgagtcaagaaccgtttctgtcagacgcgtccgattcgagaaccgaggagctgatgatactgcgcatgtgtgattcagcgtgaagcagactgacacacagagcgtctgaaccgaactggttctttaggtgattgattctgaactgattctgtgctagtgttatgagcccgcgcgggtaaactgaaggcttgaatcaagggcaatcatcgcaaatgacgccattacgtcgagcgcaaaagaaccggtgaaccggtttcttcaaccggtttattgaatcgaactgtccgaaagaactactggtgatccgaaaaccgatgcaaccggttcttgactcgtgaacgagtcagtcttttgttcgttatctggctcggctcggtgttcatcttcagttctctcttcacagcagttcagtcagtgtactgtttgagtacatgaattactccgggatattggtttgtttgaactcagaggaagtgtcagccacgttaaaaaagttaacagcttaagtcatttgtggattaatgcgtattagagatgcgaaccgtttaaaatgattcagttagatttggtgaactgaatgattcgttggcgaaccggatatccagactgctttgttttgaactctctcacacaacagacacggaagagaagacaatgctgaataaagccgtcgtttttgctatttttggaccaaaatgtattttcgatgcttcaaaaaattctaactgaccctctgatgtcacatggactactttgatgatgtttatcttacctttctggaaatggacagtataccgtacacacagcttcaatggagggactgagagctctcggactaaatctaaaatatcttaaactgtgttccaaagataaacggaggttttacgggtttgaaacaacatcagggtaagttattaattacataaatttgctatctgggtgaactaaccctttaatagaatAAATAGAACAGAAAGCACAGATAATTTGGGCACAGTGAGGCCAAAAGCATTCATTAAGACAGgtaaaaagtccaaaatataaataatataataatattagaacacaattttatttaataaatttagttTAAATAGAGCATTTTTTTTAGCATTGCTAACATTGCTAAAAGTGGTTGTAGGTCAGTTTTATTGTTAAAGGTGCAGTAgttcttggaaaatgctaactttaTAGCACCGAAAGCGAatgtcccaccctccctgcaatcgcCGTCCAAAGCCACAGAgcagaataccagagacaacattactacaacatcagcggttcccaattccagtcttCGTGCctcaattaaagctaaatagaaattgaaaaataaaataaattgtaaaaaaaataaaccttaaaataaaaaccaaCCATAAAAGCGAAATATTGttgttatataattaaaaaaataattttatacaaataattCTAAAATTACACTTGTATATTTGTCTAATTAAAGACTGAAGCTTGAGGCGTTTACATCGttgtaatattcaaaatgcatCTTTATAAACCTACCAGTGCATGTAGTCCACCCTCATAGTTAGGAGAAAGAGCAGCCTGGACAGAAGCTCTCGGCCACTGTGCTGCACCTGCTGAGGACAACATGATATAGACAGAGTGTGAAACATCTGAATCTGGTGTGCCACtatgacagcagatggcgctctagAGCTTCACATTCACACCTTAACCTACACAAAAGCCCATCAATCTAAAAAGAATGATTTATGACTCTTCAGGCTTATTCCTTTGCGTACCCGTTTTGGTCTTGGTACCTTTCAACACAAGCTGATCTAATGAACCAGATCCAGCTTTGACAGAATAAGACAGCTTATCTGACGTACTTGCAATGCCCTGAGGGGAGCCCACAGGAGTGGAAGGAGTGGAGAAGTTGTTGCTGTTGTGGTCCGAAGGATAGATCTGTCAATAAAAAACACATGGAACATGACTAAATGTGAAGCTCTCCTATGGCTAATAATAATTAATCCATAACCAAGGAATCACTGAAAGTCTTAATAATGCTATCCATCTTTTACTTCACACAGCCAAATGCTCTTTCATGGTGATTAATGAAAGCTCACTCACCGAAGCAAGAGCTTTTCCGATCTCATCACCTGAGCTGCTTGTGACTGAACCTCTGCTTGCTGTGGTAGAGAACGGGAGTACTTATTAACTTCATTCATTAAAACCAATGTCACAACTATTCAAGTGATCCATAATTTGCTATCAGCTAAAACTGTCCTTTCAAAGTCTGAATGGAAGATTGCAGTTTAAGTTCAGACTAGTCCAAGGCCAAAAATGATTTCACAAGAAGAAACAACTTCAAGGACCAATCTCAACCCAATTACAAGTTCATTTCACAACCTAGAGGACATTCAATTAAAAAGACGAAGGTAATTTACCCAAAATGCTGTCGGATCCATTCATGGAGGATGTGTGGCTATAAGCTGCGGAGCCCGAATGGAAACCATTCACGTCCGCTCCATGCAAGGGATAGTTCTGTGGAGATAAACACAGTTATTGGAACTTCTGAATTGAGTCACAATTTAAGGCCTTCTCTAAAACCTTTGAATTTTTCAGAAGGCATACCATTCTGTCTTGTGGATTTATTGCAGAGAATGAGCCTGGCTGACTGATGTGTGGCGAATTCCCCAGCATAGCCGTGTATCCCGATTGGCCTATGGATCCAGAGGGGGCCCAAGGGTCCGAAGAGGAGTGTAGACCCTCTGCGAACACAAAGGCAGATAGAAAGGATCAGTAACAATCAGCACAGTGGAAGTCTATTATAATCCAAAGCAACATCTGTCTATGTGCATGCTACTAATTTCAACATTGGGGTTTTAGATATGGAAAATTGCCCTATGTACATACCTTGCATGTAAAAAGATCCTGGGTACACAGAGCCAGGTTTGGAGCCTGGGTAGGCAGCACCATCACGGATATAGTCATCACCAGAGGTGGCGGCATAAACCTGCGTTTAGAAACAAGGTACATGAAGGACCTAAAGAAACACAACAATCATTATAACGGCCTTCATATGGACAAAATAACCCTAGCAAATCTGATATGGAGCCCATGAAACTGGCAAGTGCATCATACATTTCCGTACAAATGACGTGGATGAGTGTTTCCATAGT
This region includes:
- the LOC132131084 gene encoding transcription factor E2-alpha-like isoform X7, which codes for MGRTDQPHLLAVNLVVQNYGEGSHYNEHDGLSSPFLGTGVSGKNERGPYSSFGGQPGFLPSDIAMPSSDAMSPSGLKSGSQFYQSYPSNPRRRPSDGSMEPQPKKIRKPPGLPSSVYAATSGDDYIRDGAAYPGSKPGSVYPGSFYMQEGLHSSSDPWAPSGSIGQSGYTAMLGNSPHISQPGSFSAINPQDRMNYPLHGADVNGFHSGSAAYSHTSSMNGSDSILASRGSVTSSSGDEIGKALASIYPSDHNSNNFSTPSTPVGSPQGIATGAAQWPRASVQAALSPNYEGGLHALQNKMEDRLEEAIHVLRSHAVGQSPGIPGAHADVHGLLGAVSTSSGSIGGLPQAYSNPGLPLSNRHPAMAGSHQDDHACLPPSSTLLQSTHASDTPQPGGAPEGFSSLPGGLAPATHSSNKSDIKSEDKEEDENSSVADKSEEEKKESKPSRTRTRKEVFTHQVLSGLSDQGEDLDNEDDEDLPPELKVEREKERRVANNARERLRVRDINEAFKELGRMCQLHLSNDKPQTKLLILHQAVNVILNLEQQVRERNLNPKAACLKRREEEKVSGVVGDTQMQLSGPHPGLGGDGCM
- the LOC132131084 gene encoding transcription factor E2-alpha-like isoform X1 — its product is MNEPHQRMATVGTDKELSDLLDFSAMFAPPVANGKNRPTTLASSQFSGSGMEERSSPWAAGDQNSPSFNQNYGEGSHYNEHDGLSSPFLGTGVSGKNERGPYSSFGGQPGFLPSDIAMPSSDAMSPSGLKSGSQFYQSYPSNPRRRPSDGSMEPQPKKIRKPPGLPSSVYAATSGDDYIRDGAAYPGSKPGSVYPGSFYMQEGLHSSSDPWAPSGSIGQSGYTAMLGNSPHISQPGSFSAINPQDRMNYPLHGADVNGFHSGSAAYSHTSSMNGSDSILASRGSVTSSSGDEIGKALASIYPSDHNSNNFSTPSTPVGSPQGIATGAAQWPRASVQAALSPNYEGGLHALQNKMEDRLEEAIHVLRSHAVGQSPGIPGAHADVHGLLGAVSTSSGSIGGLPQAYSNPGLPLSNRHPAMAGSHQDDHACLPPSSTLLQSTHASDTPQPGGAPEGFSSLPGGLAPATHSSNKSDIKSEDKEEDENSSVADKSEEEKKESKPSRTRTRKEVFTHQVLSGLSDQGEDLDNEDDEDLPPELKVEREKERRVANNARERLRVRDINEAFKELGRMCQLHLSNDKPQTKLLILHQAVNVILNLEQQVRERNLNPKAACLKRREEEKVSGVVGDTQMQLSGPHPGLGGDGCM